DNA sequence from the Myxococcus guangdongensis genome:
CCGGGCGCGGCGGGTGCGCTTCACCTCATCCGCCCGGCACACTCGCACGCCCAGGAAGCGCTGGAGCTGGTCCAACGCCAGGTCATGGTCCCCGTCGCTCTCCGCCGCGCAGCAGTCGCTCAGCACGGTGATGTCGTACTCGTGCATGTGCGCGTCATGCGCGCTGAAGAAGACACACAGGTTGGTCGCCATGCCCGCCATCAGCAGCTTCTTCGTCCCCAGGTGCTCCAACAGCGGCACCAGTGACGTCGCGAAGAACGCCGAGTGCTTCGGCTTGAGGACGAAGTAGTCCCTCGGCTCGGGCTTCAACGCCCGCGCCACCGGCCGGCCCCGAATCCCCTTGCGGGTGCAGTGCCGATAGACGTCCCGGAAGTTGCTGCGCCAGTGGTTGAAGTTGTCGTTGACGTAGATGACCGGCACACCCGCCGCGCGCAGCCGTCGGGCCAGGGGCTCCAGCCGCTCCACCATGCGCAGCGCCCAGGGCAGCACCTTCTCCCCGCCCGGGAACTCCAAATCATTGATGACGTCGATGATGAGCAGCGCCGTGTCCGAGCGTCGCTCCTTCGTCGCGCGCGCCTTCCCTCCGGACCGTGCCCCTGACTTCGCCACGTGCACCTCCTGGCGGCCAAGCTAGGCACTCCCCCTGCACGCCGGCACCTTTCGTCCAGAATCGTGCACCTCACCCAAACATGAGAGGCCGCCTTCCCCCTGAGAAGACGGCCCCTCGACCCCCGACGACCTACGCGTGACTCAGTGCCCTTCCGCCCCCGTCGCGCCAGCGGGGATGGCCGGGGCCTCCCGCTCCTCGCCGCGCAGCGCGAGCTTCCGGATGACGATGTAGAAGATGGGCGTCAGCACCAGGCCGAACAGCGTCACGCCGAGCATGCCCGCGAACACCGCCACGCCCATCGCCTGACGCATCTCCGCGCCCGCGCCCGTCGCCACCGCCAGCGGCACCACGCCCATGATGAACGCGATGGACGTCATCAGGATGGGCCGCAGCCGCAGCCGGCACGCCTCCAGCGCCGCCTGCACCACGCCCATCCCCTCATCCTCCTGCGCACGGGCGAACTCGACGATGAGGATGGCGTTCTTCGCCGCGAGCCCCACCAACACCACGAGGCCAATCTGCGTGAAGATGTTGTTGTCCCCACCCACCAGCCACACACCGGCAATCGCGCTGAGCAACGCCAGCGGCACCGTGAGCAACACCGCCAGCGGCAGTGACCAACTGTTGTACTGCGCCGCCAGGATGAGGAACGCCAACAGGATGGCCAGCGGGAAGACGAACAGCCCTTCCTTGCCCGCGAGCTTCTCCTGGTACGTCAGGTCGGTCCACTCGAAGCTCAT
Encoded proteins:
- a CDS encoding cysteine hydrolase family protein, with the translated sequence MAKSGARSGGKARATKERRSDTALLIIDVINDLEFPGGEKVLPWALRMVERLEPLARRLRAAGVPVIYVNDNFNHWRSNFRDVYRHCTRKGIRGRPVARALKPEPRDYFVLKPKHSAFFATSLVPLLEHLGTKKLLMAGMATNLCVFFSAHDAHMHEYDITVLSDCCAAESDGDHDLALDQLQRFLGVRVCRADEVKRTRRARKPAHSAKGAGRL